From the Debaryomyces hansenii CBS767 chromosome F complete sequence genome, the window CCAATCAATATGCTCAAGATTCATCACAACAAGAATTAAcagaagacgaagaattGGAGTTAGCAATAAAAGACTGGGAATCTAAAAGACAAGGGACAGGGGAAACTCAGaattagtatatttattatttacgATGGCATATATAGACCTTTTATACTTCAGCACtaattaattctttagCAGCACttaaatcttcatcacCTTTATAATTTTCCACATACTCTATTAATGCTTGCTTATgctttttgattttctcAGAAACTTCTGGCACCATTCTTTGGGATTCTTCTAACACTTGAATttgcttcttcaattcGTATTCATCagcattatttgatttcatttgatttacAAAGTGCTGTTGTTCAGCAACTTCTTGTTGGTACAATGACTCTTCCTTTATTAATCTTTTCAAGGAATTGACCTTAATCTGTAAACTACTTGGAGACATGATGCTTTACTACTAGGTGTCAACAAGAGAGAACGTAGTCTATATGtgattata encodes:
- a CDS encoding DEHA2F18700p (similar to uniprot|P48606 Saccharomyces cerevisiae YOR265W RBL2 Protein involved in microtubule morphogenesis) yields the protein MSPSSLQIKVNSLKRLIKEESLYQQEVAEQQHFVNQMKSNNADEYELKKQIQVLEESQRMVPEVSEKIKKHKQALIEYVENYKGDEDLSAAKELISAEV